DNA from Helicoverpa zea isolate HzStark_Cry1AcR chromosome 5, ilHelZeax1.1, whole genome shotgun sequence:
acccgtggtcgggtattaccttccctgaagcaatatagtttgccAATGAGTACTCTGGCCCCCTCGATACGACGCTCAATCCTGCATTGCCAGGCTGGTACCGCTAACTTTGGTCGTGTGGCTCTGTCCTTGtcagggaatttgacattagccacacgacatgcagcaacagccgcgcaatacataattgagtgtgtatcaaggaggtcttcgctgttttcaaaatatttttccaacagcgaatACAGAGCACACACCAGCGCCCTATTTTGTCTGTGCATAGGCAAGCGTGGTAGTCGTGGTCGGCTTTCGACGGGTGAGTATCTAAACTCCAGAATCGCATCCTCCAGAGCACTCCTCACCTGTTCATTGCACTGGGTACTTACCGTTTCAACCCTATCATCCTCATCCCGTTCAACAAGATCGGACCGCGGCGTGATTTCGCCTGGAGGTGGCGGTGGTACCGCGGCCTGTGACGAGGTGGTGACCATAGGGCTGCCCAGCATCTCTAAGCGCAGCCGATCAAGTGCGGCGTCGTCCAGTTTGTGATTGCGCTGGATAACCCGCACCTGATCCGACAGTCGTTGGGCAGAGACGTATTTAGATTATTATTATGGGTGCACTTAAAAAGTTTGCTAGAGAATGAAGGCTTAAATGAAATTGTGCAACTGCCATTGCTTAAAGCAAACATGGGACTTATGAGCTCGAAAGATTCCTTAATGTTAATCACTTTTACTACGGTTAGTCTATGTTAAGGTTAAGAGGATTATGGTGGGTATACTTTTAGTGTTAGATCAAGGCATAGCTACAGTGTGCCATTTAATAGGCAATTATCTCAAGTAAGAGCTGATGCAATCAACATTGAGAATACCAAAATTACTCACTGGTAGTTTTGCTGATAGTTCTGTTGAGGTGGTGGGACGGTGGGAGCCTTGGCGTTGGCTGCAGCTGCCTCGTTCCATGCCTTCTCGAAAGCAAGACGAGCTTCCCTCAGCGCTGGGGTCTCTTCAGCAGGCTTCAGCTCAACCTTGGGGAGGTTGTCCTCTTGGTGGAAACCTTGGCTGTCAGCGTAGTAGTTTACCTGGATATTGATGTAATTTATAAACATCGTTTGATTTCAAATCTAGGCTTGCAAACTTTGAGGTTTTTACCCAACTCTTTAcacaactgtttatttttttaaaggagtATATGGTAAACTGACAAGACCCAAAAAAGAGAATAGTTCAGTGATGTAGAATTCTAACCTTATTTACTTAACGCCTAAGCCATCAAGTAAGGCAAGACAGGTGGTTCTATCCTAATAAGTTTACACAACAATTTACCTTGACAAGATCCTTTTGGCCAGGAACCTGGTACACGTAAGATCCGGACACAACTCCTGAGCCCTTGCGGTTCTCCACCTTGGAGGACTCGGGTGTCTCATAGCCGTAGGCGTATTGACCTAGACCATCCTGACCGTGGTACTGGGCTGCGTTGTAGACCTGAGATGAATTAAATGAGATTGATTAGGTTAAGTATAATGCATTATTTTAGGGCCGGCTTGTGTATCTAATCAGTCACCGTCGtacaacaaaaacttttaaacgtctgttgaacacttgtctaataaaatttcagattatgacgttgaaataagatccgttttgcagccaccgTTTTTAGACAAgcgttcaacagatgtttaagtttttgtagtaaggctgtaaacgTTTTAAAACATCATTGTTCGGCTGAAATTGACATATGATTTAGCGTGAAAAAGGTAAACGTTTAGGATATTTTAACGGAGATTTAATGTCAACCGGTGATATACGTATTTCTGTCCACTGgcattttaatatacctaaacTTGTATACTGCAAAAGGCAAGAGGAACTAATAACAATTATTCGAAGGTTTACCTCCTCAAGATAGTCATTGGTGTTCTCGATCTCATGCCCATCTTTCCAGTAGTGGCCAAGAGTTGGGCCGGCCTCGGCTGAACGAAACCTAGGGTCGTCGTAACGGACCTGGAAACGGAAAAtaagatatataaaaaaattgacagGTAGGTAATGCTTAGAATAAATGCTTTAACAACGAATGATCTTTCTCTGAAGTAGTAGCGTCTGACTCTGAAACCATTGTGAGACCCTCGAAAAATACACTCAGACTTAGCTACAAGatccttaaaaaaaatcattaatcaGTATCAACGTTTCCTAATTGAATATTGCAGGTGCAATCGCTACATATATAACTCTAGCATTGAACTAACAATAGCAGAATTTAATCTCTAGTAGGCAAATACACTGAaggataggttattgaaatccttGACAACTTACCAGCGGTAAGACAGCGGTGCGGCCAGCAAGCTTAGGCTCGTTGAAAGGCAGTTGGTTCAAGTACTGCTGAGCTTCCTCAGGAGTGATGTCGTTCTTAAAGACAAAATTAGACTGTGGGGCGCCTGAGGCGAAAACCACCTGGAAATAAAGATAAACACGTAAGTATGGTTGGTTTAATTGCAGATGAATTATTTTAGGAGCTTGGTTAAGTGAGTCCTGGTAATCCTAAACATGAGAAGAAAACTAAACTTAAGAAGAGTTCGTGCTCTCTATTCATAAACGATAGCATTGTCAAGATAATGCaatgattaataaaaaaatatcgtagtTATTAAAAAAGAAGATCAATAATCATCCTTTAAAAAAAGTCGCATTCTGATTCGTATCTacattacataataaattaaataaagacgTTACTAGAAAGAACATAAATTCTATTCCACATGCATAATTAATTCTAAATCTCCACAACACAGACGGCGAATTGCATACAAATAAGAAATACATACTAAAAGTTTCATCATTGGCAAATAACGTATTAAATAACAATGCTAAACAGGATCCTAATGTATTTCAAGGTTACAACCAAACAACGGAGATTAGAGATGATCccaaaataataagttattacAAACTGACTCATGCTTAAGAAGCCGGTTCACTCGCAACCGGACTTTGAAATTAATATAAGATTGAGGATTAGCTGTTTACTTTAAAGTAAGATGATGATCTTATACGATATACCTAATGATATGGTCATTTGTGTAGTTTGAAATCAATCAACTTGATGAACAAATCACTACTGAGTGTTAAACTATTCTCTAAGTTTGTATTCCATCTGTGACGTGTACCTATGGGTGTTTTATCGTAAGCATTTGCATCATAAGTcacattttcatcatcatatttttttcgttattcTGCATTAATTATTAATGTCCACACTATCGAAAAAAGGTCTTGGTctataagatttttattatcTACCGAGATATATTGGATTCTTCATACCTAACTACCGAAATTAGTTCTCTGATAATAAGCATTCCTCCATTGACAAGACGGTCTTTCTTTAGTTACAATGCTTGAATAGCATCAATcctttacaaaacaaatgaacaataaTCATTCCTACTACTATTTATATGAATGAGTGCCGTGGCCTTAACATAATTCATGCTAATACAATATGCACAAATGTGACGTCACTATGTTGATACTAAAAATATGTGTTAGTTTGTAAATAGACACATAACAGCTGCCGTATTTgggcattttattgtgatgaTAAAACCCACAAAAATGTTAGCTAGAACTGACAATAAGTAATGCATCTATTTCATATGCAGGACCAACCTAGTCAAAAACTATGTACCAAACATTTTCTAATTCACATGTGTGCTTCGACGGACTagaggtgaaagaaaacatcaaaATCTACAAGTCCTGATAAATACTGATATCACCAATCCACCTTCAGTACTCAATTTCTGATGCTATCTCCGAACGAAGATGAACTTAAGCTCAAAAATTATTAAGACACAAAACAGCTTCATTATAGAGATGCGCATATTTTCAGTCACAATCCTAAGGCTGACATTATCTCAGCCATAAATGTCCAATACTGAACAAACTCATGGTGCATTGATTTCCAAAAAGACCGGTCCGAATTGACCGGCTTCTAGTGACTACCCATGTATTGCACTTCGCAGCTACGTCAGAAAATAAATTCCGGTTCTGATGACGCCTAAAGAAGATGATGGAATATAAAAGAATTAATATAACCATATTGCGCATCATTGGAAACACGTGCCGTTTTGATACAAGGAGGTAATATTttgatatataattatataccaTGAGATCAGCGCCCtgtttgtagtttatttatctgtctgtccgtctgtcacattTATTTCTTAACTTAGTCGTGATTCATACTTCTAGCTTACGTCTTTAATTGTGTTTAATCTTGATTATCAATGTATGATTTTCCTTTAAATTGAATGTAATTAAGTTTCAATAAAGTTATTGctcataatatttgttttcaataaacttaCGCTAAAATATTATTCCAAAACAAGTTCGCATAGGTAGTTGATGATGAACTACgctttttgctatttttttattattacactaCGCAGAAGTTTTATCTTCCGCAAAATAGTTTTCCATCAAATAACTGAACACAATGTGTTACTTTTATGGGTGTGTAAACAAATACACATTACCGTTTTCAATGCTACTTATTGTAATATTGACATAAACCATTATTGTGAGCACAGTTTCATTCTACAGGTAAATGGTTGGCGATTGATTGTCGTTATTATGGCTAAACACGTATTATAGAAGAAGTTTAGTATCTTTAC
Protein-coding regions in this window:
- the LOC124630425 gene encoding uncharacterized protein LOC124630425, translating into MLRFAILAAVVVFASGAPQSNFVFKNDITPEEAQQYLNQLPFNEPKLAGRTAVLPLVRYDDPRFRSAEAGPTLGHYWKDGHEIENTNDYLEEVYNAAQYHGQDGLGQYAYGYETPESSKVENRKGSGVVSGSYVYQVPGQKDLVKVNYYADSQGFHQEDNLPKVELKPAEETPALREARLAFEKAWNEAAAANAKAPTVPPPQQNYQQNYQQYGNYQAQASEQDGVVVAAPEANQARESKAVAYAQAQNGYVQRNQASYGAQQKYQQPEEEVEPTGPPHGFFYSFNYPVSIIVPKKEVDTGYRVDEDTVGVGHQ